ACAATTTTTATTGCTGCGAGATGCGAGGGTGTGTTGTCTTAGACCTCTGTACTCTCTACAAACAAGTTACTTCATTGTTACTTATGGCGAGGAATATTTATATTTCTTCTACTTGGCTAGGACCGTAGGACCTGGGTAAGTACTGTTCGGTATTCTTCATGGATTGCGATTTATTAGAGTAAGGGTAGTATGTTTTGTACACGTAGCCCTGGAGCCACACGTCATCTCCAGGAGGATGAAGAGCAAAACGAGATACAGCGTGGATTGGTAGCCCAACAACCAACGTGGTTCGTAGGCACCGCTGGCGAAGCGCTATCCGCCCCGGGTACACTGGTAGATTGCCGAGCAGATGAGTGAGACCTCATCGAACAGCGTGGTGCCCGGGCAGCTGAACGTGTACTCGGTGTATCCAACCGGTGCGTTGACACAGTACTTGTACGTTTTGCAGTCCGGTCGGTCCTTGTTGGGGTACTTTCCCGGTTTGGTACACACGAAGGGCGCATCCGGGTTGGTGGTCGTCTCCGGGGCGCGCGTAGTGCTGCTGCCATTACTGACCGAACACTCGTACTCGGTGTCCGGTTCGCACCGCGATACTTCGTACGCAAAAATCGACCCAGCCGGACAACTCAGCTCGACCGGGACCAGGTTGTCGTAGGCATCCAGCAGACACAGATAGTATGACTTGCAGTATATCGAGCCCGGGTTGGCATACCGTCCGCTGGCGGGACACACGAATGGGGCTGGCGGAGTAGTGGGGGCCCCTTCGGACGTCGTCGGAGGTGCTCCCGTAGCGGAAGGGGT
The sequence above is drawn from the Anopheles cruzii unplaced genomic scaffold, idAnoCruzAS_RS32_06 scaffold01649_ctg1, whole genome shotgun sequence genome and encodes:
- the LOC128276583 gene encoding uncharacterized protein LOC128276583, giving the protein MCVPALSYPCSIGTTTTPSATGAPPTTSEGAPTTPPAPFVCPASGRYANPGSIYCKSYYLCLLDAYDNLVPVELSCPAGSIFAYEVSRCEPDTEYECSVSNGSSTTRAPETTTNPDAPFVCTKPGKYPNKDRPDCKTYKYCVNAPVGYTEYTFSCPGTTLFDEVSLICSAIYQCTRGG